From one Tsukamurella tyrosinosolvens genomic stretch:
- a CDS encoding IclR family transcriptional regulator, producing MASPEGTRAPAPAVTRAIGILALLAESESPALSLSDLARGLGIAKSSCANLCQALEDGDMIRRVPGGFSLGRRTAEIGGAYALQFNQVREFFPVISASPVLHRELVQITMLDGAHALYLARHEGRVPYRFGTPLGSRLPAVFTASGKALLAGLPDDELDAILATAVPARSAVDGTEITGAALRADLARVRERGYALDPGSGTLGLTGIAVALPAWAPGDPPLALGVAVPSEQADEARVATVAEALAEAAGRLTNPWRERAATERP from the coding sequence ATGGCCTCGCCGGAGGGGACGCGGGCCCCGGCGCCCGCCGTGACCCGCGCGATCGGCATCCTCGCGCTGCTCGCCGAGTCCGAGAGCCCCGCCCTGAGTCTCAGCGACCTCGCCCGCGGCCTCGGCATCGCCAAGTCCTCGTGCGCCAACCTGTGCCAGGCCCTCGAGGACGGCGACATGATCCGCCGCGTGCCCGGCGGCTTCTCCCTGGGCCGCCGCACCGCGGAGATCGGCGGCGCCTACGCGCTGCAGTTCAACCAGGTCCGCGAGTTCTTCCCGGTGATCTCCGCATCGCCGGTGCTGCACCGCGAGCTGGTCCAGATCACCATGCTCGACGGGGCCCACGCCCTCTACCTCGCGCGACACGAGGGCCGCGTGCCGTACCGGTTCGGCACGCCGCTCGGCTCCCGGCTGCCCGCGGTCTTCACGGCGTCCGGCAAGGCGCTCCTCGCCGGCCTGCCCGACGACGAGCTCGACGCGATCCTCGCGACCGCCGTGCCCGCGCGCAGCGCCGTCGACGGCACCGAGATCACCGGCGCCGCGCTCCGCGCCGACCTGGCGCGTGTCCGCGAGCGCGGCTACGCGCTCGATCCGGGCAGCGGCACGCTGGGCCTCACCGGCATCGCCGTCGCGCTGCCCGCGTGGGCGCCGGGCGACCCGCCGCTGGCCCTGGGCGTCGCCGTTCCGTCGGAGCAGGCCGACGAGGCGCGGGTCGCGACCGTCGCCGAGGCGCTGGCGGAGGCCGCGGGACGGCTCACCAACCCGTGGCGCGAGCGCGCGGCCACCGAACGGCCCTAG
- a CDS encoding NAD(P)-dependent oxidoreductase: protein MTEVSIPLRGVTVGVIGLGAMGAPMARHLARGHGSVHITARRPRPDLVADGAVQHDDAAALAAVADVVLLMLPDLPEVEEVLADGLLAGDRPLLLLIGSTSSAPGVRALAERLDRETGGRVRVVDAPVSGGDDGAIAGTLSIMMGGAEEDCALAAAVLAPCGTPVRLGPLGAGQVAKACNQLVVAATIAALGEATVLADRSGIDLGTMWDLLGGGYAASRLLDTRKEKLVTGDDAPSGMAKYLLKDLKSGAEVAAATGTEAALLPALLAEFEEIVAAGLGERDMSVTRRFVAERRAPE from the coding sequence ATGACGGAGGTTTCGATCCCCTTACGCGGGGTGACGGTCGGCGTGATCGGACTCGGCGCCATGGGCGCCCCCATGGCGCGACACCTGGCCCGCGGGCACGGGAGCGTGCACATCACCGCCCGGCGGCCGCGCCCCGACCTCGTCGCCGACGGGGCCGTCCAGCACGACGACGCCGCGGCGCTCGCCGCCGTCGCCGACGTCGTGCTCCTCATGCTGCCAGATCTGCCCGAAGTGGAGGAGGTCCTCGCGGACGGGCTGCTCGCGGGCGACCGACCCCTGCTGCTCCTCATCGGGTCGACGTCCTCCGCGCCCGGCGTCCGGGCGCTCGCGGAGCGGCTCGACCGGGAGACCGGCGGCCGGGTCCGCGTCGTCGACGCCCCCGTCTCGGGCGGCGACGACGGCGCGATCGCCGGCACCCTGTCGATCATGATGGGCGGCGCCGAGGAGGACTGCGCCCTCGCCGCGGCGGTGCTGGCGCCCTGCGGCACCCCGGTGCGGCTCGGGCCGCTCGGGGCGGGGCAGGTCGCGAAGGCCTGCAATCAGTTGGTGGTCGCCGCGACGATCGCCGCCCTGGGCGAGGCGACGGTGCTGGCCGACCGGTCGGGCATCGACCTGGGCACGATGTGGGACCTGCTCGGCGGGGGCTACGCCGCCTCGCGCCTGCTGGACACGCGCAAGGAGAAGCTGGTCACCGGCGACGACGCCCCGTCGGGGATGGCGAAGTACCTGCTCAAGGACCTGAAGTCGGGCGCGGAGGTCGCGGCCGCCACCGGTACGGAGGCGGCGCTGCTGCCCGCCCTGTTGGCGGAGTTCGAGGAGATCGTCGCCGCCGGGCTGGGCGAGCGCGACATGTCCGTCACCCGGCGGTTCGTGGCCGAGCGTCGGGCACCGGAGTAG
- the efeU gene encoding iron uptake transporter permease EfeU, which yields MNWGDAVPNFLIGLREGLEAGLIVSILLAAVKKSGGSRVPVWLGALGAASLSVSFGAILTFTTSELSATAREVVAGTLSVLAVLLVTMMIFWMRRTAASLSKGLRADVETAMVLGAGALVLTAFFAVAREGLETTLFLWTAARASGDAVAPAVGAALGLAVAFGICVLLYRQAVRLNLATFFRYTAILLIVVAAGVLAYGLGDLQNAGVLPGRTWVAFDLSGSISTDSWWVALIGGITNLAPKMTVLQVFAWLAYLVVVLGIFLGTKPAPATPEEKGRFEAWAARLAGTRTGLAAAVVVLVPLLVAGLIIAVLPAKPAAAGAVTVTEADCAKGFTGASAGQQRITVTNKSGKSGEITLVDSGDAVVGEIETLGPATTADLSATLGNGGYQFVCYLAGQKETRSEQFTVTGGGEAPKAVARVTKDDLDGANAKYQDYVLTVLPAVESALNRLKGALGGGDTAGAKAAWLDAMTAWEKVGASYNSFGEAGTAVAGLPDGFADGVRDPEFSGIRRIEYGLWTGEPSAALTAQVDKTLEGLTKVRDDLRTDDIAGDPITLTKRAQEILEDALRDHLTGVSDQGAHAGYAATAADVEATRAVLRVLEPLLAPRVPDLLPTARRELDDITKALDAVKRPDGTYPPLEQPALALRQKINGTVGQALETLSAVPNLLEIPKHER from the coding sequence ATGAACTGGGGTGATGCCGTCCCGAACTTCCTCATCGGCCTGCGTGAAGGCCTGGAAGCCGGACTGATCGTGAGCATCCTGCTCGCCGCCGTGAAGAAGTCGGGCGGTTCGCGGGTGCCGGTGTGGTTGGGTGCGCTGGGCGCGGCCTCGTTGTCGGTGAGTTTCGGGGCGATCCTGACCTTCACCACGTCGGAGCTGTCGGCCACCGCACGCGAGGTCGTCGCGGGCACGCTGAGCGTGCTCGCGGTGCTGCTCGTGACGATGATGATCTTCTGGATGCGGCGCACCGCGGCGTCGCTGTCCAAGGGACTGCGCGCCGATGTCGAGACCGCGATGGTGCTCGGCGCGGGTGCGCTCGTGCTCACCGCGTTCTTCGCCGTCGCGCGCGAGGGCCTCGAGACCACGCTGTTCCTGTGGACCGCGGCCCGCGCGTCGGGCGACGCGGTGGCCCCGGCCGTCGGCGCGGCGCTCGGCCTCGCGGTCGCGTTCGGCATCTGCGTGCTGCTGTACCGGCAGGCCGTGCGGCTCAACCTCGCCACGTTCTTCCGGTACACCGCCATCCTGCTCATCGTCGTGGCCGCGGGCGTCCTCGCCTACGGCCTCGGCGACCTGCAGAACGCCGGCGTCCTGCCCGGCCGCACCTGGGTCGCCTTCGACCTGTCCGGCAGCATCAGCACCGACTCGTGGTGGGTGGCGCTCATCGGCGGGATCACCAACCTCGCGCCGAAGATGACGGTGCTGCAGGTCTTCGCGTGGCTCGCCTACCTGGTGGTCGTGCTGGGGATCTTCCTCGGCACGAAGCCCGCGCCGGCGACGCCCGAGGAGAAGGGCCGCTTCGAGGCCTGGGCCGCGCGCCTCGCCGGGACGCGCACGGGCCTCGCGGCCGCCGTCGTCGTGCTGGTGCCGCTGCTCGTCGCGGGCCTCATCATCGCGGTCCTGCCGGCCAAGCCCGCCGCTGCGGGGGCGGTCACCGTCACCGAGGCGGACTGCGCCAAGGGCTTCACCGGCGCCTCCGCCGGGCAGCAGCGGATCACCGTCACCAACAAGTCCGGCAAGTCCGGCGAGATCACCCTGGTCGACAGCGGCGACGCCGTCGTCGGCGAGATCGAGACCCTCGGGCCGGCCACCACCGCCGACCTGTCGGCGACGCTCGGCAACGGCGGCTACCAGTTCGTCTGCTACCTCGCCGGCCAGAAGGAGACCCGCTCCGAGCAGTTCACCGTCACCGGCGGCGGCGAGGCCCCGAAGGCCGTCGCGCGCGTGACCAAGGACGACCTCGACGGCGCCAACGCGAAGTACCAGGACTACGTCCTGACCGTGCTCCCCGCGGTCGAGTCGGCGCTGAACCGCCTGAAGGGCGCGCTCGGCGGCGGCGACACCGCGGGCGCCAAGGCGGCGTGGCTCGACGCCATGACCGCGTGGGAGAAGGTCGGCGCCTCGTACAACAGCTTCGGCGAGGCCGGGACGGCCGTCGCGGGCCTGCCCGACGGTTTCGCCGACGGTGTGCGCGATCCGGAGTTCTCCGGCATCCGGCGCATCGAGTACGGCCTGTGGACCGGCGAACCGTCGGCCGCGCTCACCGCGCAGGTCGACAAGACCCTCGAGGGTCTGACCAAGGTCCGCGACGACCTGCGCACCGACGACATCGCCGGCGACCCGATCACGCTCACCAAGCGCGCGCAGGAGATCCTCGAGGACGCGCTGCGTGACCACCTCACGGGCGTCAGCGACCAGGGCGCGCACGCCGGCTACGCCGCGACCGCCGCCGACGTCGAGGCCACCCGCGCCGTGCTCCGCGTCCTCGAGCCGCTGCTCGCGCCCCGCGTGCCCGACCTGCTGCCCACGGCGCGTCGCGAGCTGGACGACATCACCAAGGCCCTCGACGCCGTCAAGCGGCCCGACGGCACCTACCCGCCGCTCGAGCAGCCCGCGCTGGCGCTGCGGCAGAAGATCAACGGCACGGTCGGGCAGGCTCTCGAGACCCTGTCCGCCGTGCCCAACCTCCTGGAGATCCCCAAGCATGAGCGATGA
- a CDS encoding DoxX family protein, whose product MGQNNTARDLGLLALRTAVGGALAYHGSQKLFGWFGGHGLEATGQGFESMGFAPGKPNAALAGAGELAGAALALGAATPLAAAGGVGAMLVAAEVHRPQGFAAQSGGNEYPITLGVAAAALALTGPGRFSVDHVLGDRLNKPWLAAVALGGAVAGGAVTIARRNAALAQAEAVSQEIEDEAAEGDFLLGDYDPETGTNDGADKLIK is encoded by the coding sequence ATGGGACAGAACAACACCGCACGTGACCTCGGACTCCTCGCCCTGCGTACCGCCGTCGGCGGTGCCCTCGCCTACCACGGCTCGCAGAAGCTGTTCGGGTGGTTCGGCGGCCACGGCCTCGAGGCGACGGGCCAGGGCTTCGAGTCCATGGGCTTCGCACCCGGCAAGCCCAACGCCGCCCTCGCCGGCGCCGGTGAGCTGGCCGGTGCCGCCCTCGCGCTGGGCGCCGCGACCCCGCTGGCCGCGGCCGGCGGCGTGGGCGCGATGCTGGTCGCCGCCGAGGTGCACCGCCCGCAGGGCTTCGCCGCGCAGAGCGGCGGCAACGAGTACCCGATCACCCTCGGCGTCGCCGCCGCCGCGCTGGCCCTCACCGGTCCCGGCCGCTTCTCCGTCGACCACGTGCTGGGCGACCGCCTGAACAAGCCGTGGCTCGCGGCCGTCGCGCTGGGCGGCGCCGTCGCCGGCGGCGCGGTCACCATCGCCCGCCGCAACGCCGCGCTCGCGCAGGCCGAGGCCGTCTCCCAGGAGATCGAGGACGAGGCCGCCGAGGGCGACTTCCTGCTCGGCGACTACGACCCGGAGACGGGCACGAACGACGGCGCGGACAAGCTCATCAAGTAG
- the efeB gene encoding iron uptake transporter deferrochelatase/peroxidase subunit — protein sequence MSDEQMTAPEESGTGRRKFLQGAAVGAVGVAAVGGVLAGGARSDAAQSSGPTVRDSYPFEGEHQAGILTPAPAEKQAALMVAAFDVITDRAGLEKLLRTITDRARFLTAGGTPANLGVGKPPADSAVLGPVVPADGLTITLGVGSSLFDDRFGLGGRKPAKLKPMTVFPNDQPDPAQMHGDLVLQFCANNPDTVHHALRDIAKHTRGAMQLRWKMQGYGAPPRPEGAARNLMGFKDGSANPVGSQAEELIWVIGGGEPAWATGGTYFVVRLIRMMVEFWDRVSIAEQEGMFGRRRDSGAPLDGAAETDEPDFAADPEGDVIPMDSHIRLANPREGEKTEKQRLVRRSYNYDLGLDMNGNMACGHVFLCFQQDVEAQFEEVQKRLIDEPLTDYVTPFGGGYFFAVPGVRGADDFLGAGLFR from the coding sequence ATGAGCGATGAGCAGATGACCGCGCCGGAGGAGTCCGGGACCGGGCGGCGGAAGTTCCTGCAGGGCGCGGCGGTCGGCGCCGTGGGCGTGGCCGCCGTCGGCGGCGTGCTGGCCGGGGGCGCGCGCAGCGACGCGGCGCAGTCGTCGGGCCCGACGGTGCGCGATTCCTACCCGTTCGAGGGCGAGCACCAGGCCGGGATCCTGACGCCCGCGCCCGCCGAGAAGCAGGCCGCGCTCATGGTCGCGGCGTTCGACGTGATCACCGACCGCGCGGGCCTGGAGAAGCTGCTGCGGACCATCACCGACCGCGCGCGATTCCTCACCGCGGGCGGCACCCCGGCGAACCTGGGCGTGGGCAAGCCGCCCGCCGACAGCGCCGTGCTGGGGCCCGTCGTGCCCGCCGACGGGCTGACGATCACCCTCGGCGTGGGCTCGTCGCTGTTCGACGACCGGTTCGGGCTGGGCGGGCGCAAGCCCGCGAAGCTCAAGCCGATGACGGTCTTCCCCAACGACCAGCCCGATCCCGCGCAGATGCACGGCGACCTGGTGCTGCAGTTCTGCGCGAACAACCCCGACACCGTGCACCACGCGCTGCGCGACATCGCCAAGCACACCCGCGGCGCGATGCAGCTGCGGTGGAAGATGCAGGGCTACGGCGCGCCGCCGCGGCCCGAGGGCGCCGCGCGCAACCTCATGGGCTTCAAGGACGGCAGCGCCAACCCCGTGGGGTCGCAGGCCGAGGAGCTGATCTGGGTGATCGGCGGCGGCGAGCCCGCCTGGGCGACCGGCGGCACGTACTTCGTGGTGCGCCTGATCCGGATGATGGTCGAGTTCTGGGACCGCGTCTCGATCGCGGAGCAGGAGGGCATGTTCGGCCGCCGTCGTGATTCAGGTGCCCCGCTCGACGGCGCCGCCGAGACCGACGAGCCCGACTTCGCCGCCGACCCCGAGGGCGACGTGATCCCCATGGACTCGCACATCCGCCTCGCGAACCCGCGCGAGGGCGAGAAGACGGAGAAGCAGCGCCTGGTGCGGCGGTCGTACAACTACGACCTCGGCCTCGACATGAACGGCAACATGGCCTGCGGCCACGTCTTCCTGTGCTTCCAGCAGGACGTCGAGGCGCAGTTCGAGGAGGTGCAGAAGCGCCTGATCGACGAGCCGCTCACCGATTACGTGACGCCCTTCGGCGGCGGCTACTTCTTCGCCGTCCCCGGGGTGCGGGGTGCGGACGACTTCCTGGGGGCCGGGCTGTTCCGGTAG
- a CDS encoding SDR family oxidoreductase codes for MRILITGASSGLGEGMARTYAERGEDVGLLARRLDRLEALRAELSSCPKAGAVEIGRLDVTDFDAVPVAIADVVERLGGLDRAIINAGVGKGAPLGTGKAHANLETVQTNLTGALAQAEAVLEVFRAQGRGHLVLISSIAGQRGMPKAQAAYSASKAGLTALGEGLQAEFAGSDITVTVIKPGFIETDINKGVKTSMKSSLDDGVKALVKAIDREPKEAAVPSWPWTPLGAVLRHAPDELTRRLI; via the coding sequence ATGCGGATCCTCATCACCGGAGCCAGCTCCGGTCTCGGCGAAGGCATGGCTCGGACGTATGCGGAGCGCGGCGAGGACGTAGGGCTCCTCGCCCGCCGCCTCGACCGGCTGGAGGCCCTGCGCGCCGAGCTCAGCTCCTGCCCCAAGGCGGGCGCCGTGGAGATCGGCCGGCTCGACGTCACGGACTTCGACGCCGTTCCCGTCGCCATCGCCGACGTGGTGGAGCGGCTCGGCGGCCTCGACCGCGCGATCATCAACGCCGGCGTCGGCAAGGGCGCGCCGCTCGGGACGGGCAAGGCGCACGCCAACCTGGAGACCGTGCAGACCAACCTCACCGGCGCGCTCGCGCAGGCCGAGGCGGTGCTCGAGGTCTTCCGCGCGCAGGGCCGCGGCCACCTCGTCCTCATCAGCTCCATCGCGGGACAGCGCGGCATGCCGAAGGCGCAGGCCGCCTACTCCGCCAGCAAGGCCGGTCTCACCGCCCTCGGTGAGGGGCTGCAGGCGGAGTTCGCGGGCAGCGACATCACGGTCACCGTCATCAAGCCCGGCTTCATCGAGACCGACATCAACAAGGGCGTGAAGACGTCCATGAAGTCCTCGCTCGACGACGGCGTGAAGGCGCTCGTCAAGGCCATCGACCGCGAGCCCAAGGAGGCGGCCGTCCCGTCGTGGCCGTGGACCCCGCTCGGCGCCGTGCTGCGCCACGCGCCCGACGAGCTCACTCGCCGCTTGATCTGA
- a CDS encoding PLP-dependent aminotransferase family protein, translating to MFPSTGTVGAAALVRQLGSWKPDGPRPAYLALAEALRLLVLDGRVPVGTALPSERALAAHLEVSRTTVTTAYAELRDSGHLQSRQGARSVLSLPHAVPAEPADTGPEADLIRLNIAAPSAPDQIVHDGYRHALECAPPYLAGIGLYPGGVLALREAIARRYTDRGLPTSSEQVLVTSGAQHALRVVLDTLVHPGDRVVIEQPTHHGTILALRRHNARPVAVGLHPEHGWDLDQLEAVVKQQNPQIIFTIPDFHNPTGLLLDEAGRRRLGEISARYRVPVVVDETMSELALDVPAPPPVASFAPRGARIITLGSASKTIWAGLRVGWIRTETSPDSLTAARYDMDLAGAVFEQLAAGYALDHLADFLPGRLDSLRAARAVARDAVAEHQPGATISPGVGGLCLWVTLPRPVGTATAAAAAGLGVRIAAGSAFGVDGALERNIRIPYSLPPDQLSQAIELVGTAYRRATGGATMPDLEGQLVV from the coding sequence ATGTTCCCCTCAACTGGCACTGTCGGCGCGGCCGCCCTGGTCCGCCAGCTCGGCTCCTGGAAGCCCGACGGTCCGCGCCCGGCCTACCTCGCGCTCGCCGAGGCGCTGCGCCTGCTCGTCCTCGACGGCCGGGTCCCCGTCGGGACGGCGCTGCCGAGCGAGCGCGCCCTGGCCGCGCACCTCGAGGTCAGCCGCACGACCGTGACCACCGCCTACGCCGAACTGCGCGACAGCGGGCACCTGCAGTCGCGGCAGGGCGCTCGCAGCGTCCTCTCGCTGCCGCACGCCGTGCCCGCCGAGCCCGCGGACACCGGGCCCGAAGCCGACCTGATCCGGCTGAACATCGCGGCACCGTCGGCCCCGGACCAGATCGTGCACGACGGCTACCGGCACGCCCTCGAGTGCGCGCCGCCGTACCTCGCCGGGATCGGCCTCTACCCCGGCGGCGTGCTGGCGCTGCGCGAGGCGATCGCGCGGCGGTACACCGACCGCGGGCTGCCGACGTCGTCCGAGCAGGTGCTGGTCACCTCCGGCGCGCAGCACGCGCTGCGCGTCGTGCTGGACACGCTGGTGCACCCCGGCGACCGCGTGGTCATCGAGCAGCCGACGCACCACGGCACCATCCTGGCGCTGCGCCGGCACAACGCGCGGCCCGTCGCCGTGGGACTGCACCCGGAGCACGGCTGGGACCTCGACCAGTTGGAGGCCGTCGTGAAGCAGCAGAATCCGCAGATCATCTTCACCATCCCCGACTTCCACAACCCGACGGGACTCCTCCTCGACGAGGCCGGACGGCGGCGGCTCGGCGAGATCTCCGCGCGCTACCGGGTGCCCGTGGTGGTCGACGAGACGATGTCCGAGCTGGCCCTCGACGTTCCCGCTCCCCCGCCCGTCGCGTCCTTCGCGCCTCGCGGCGCCCGGATCATCACGCTGGGGTCCGCGAGCAAGACCATCTGGGCGGGCCTGCGGGTGGGCTGGATCCGCACCGAGACCTCCCCCGATTCGCTCACCGCCGCCCGGTACGACATGGACCTCGCCGGCGCCGTCTTCGAGCAGCTCGCGGCCGGCTACGCCCTCGACCACCTCGCCGACTTCCTGCCCGGGCGGCTGGATTCGCTGCGGGCTGCGCGGGCGGTCGCGCGGGACGCGGTCGCGGAGCACCAGCCCGGCGCGACGATCTCCCCCGGCGTGGGCGGGCTGTGCCTGTGGGTGACGCTGCCGCGGCCCGTCGGGACCGCGACCGCCGCGGCCGCCGCCGGGCTCGGCGTGCGCATCGCCGCCGGCTCCGCCTTCGGGGTCGACGGTGCCCTCGAGCGCAACATCCGCATCCCCTACTCGCTCCCGCCCGACCAGCTCTCCCAGGCCATCGAACTGGTGGGCACCGCCTACCGTCGCGCGACCGGCGGCGCGACCATGCCGGACCTGGAGGGCCAGCTCGTCGTGTGA
- a CDS encoding D-2-hydroxyacid dehydrogenase — protein sequence MTSTLRVALAVDLPEDDCQLIERLEPRVELLRDHTLNRPARWDADWEGDPAFARTPAQEEAFTALLDGADALFGIPDVQPARLAATVRANPSLRWVHATAAGGGAQVRAAGLTPAELERVAFTTSAGVHGSTLAEFALFGILAGAKDLRRLEADQAARHWPAERWAMRHLDEMTVLIVGLGGIGAATAARFKACGSTVWGTSRSGRPVDGVDRVIPLDELAAAAAQADAIVVTLPGTAATEKLIGAELLAGVRPGTLLTNVGRGTVIDEDALLTALDDGRIAFAALDVFATEPLPQQSPLWGHPRVLASPHTAALSRQEGTRIARLFARNATALLDGAPMANVVDTVEFY from the coding sequence ATGACCTCCACGCTCCGCGTCGCGCTCGCAGTCGACCTGCCCGAGGACGACTGCCAGCTCATCGAGCGGCTCGAACCCCGCGTCGAGCTGCTGCGCGACCACACGCTCAACCGGCCCGCCCGGTGGGACGCCGACTGGGAGGGTGACCCCGCGTTCGCCCGCACCCCCGCGCAGGAGGAGGCCTTCACCGCCCTCCTCGACGGCGCCGACGCCCTATTCGGCATCCCCGACGTGCAGCCCGCGCGGCTGGCCGCGACCGTCCGCGCCAACCCGTCGCTGCGCTGGGTGCACGCGACCGCGGCCGGCGGCGGCGCCCAGGTCCGCGCCGCGGGCCTGACCCCGGCCGAGCTGGAGCGCGTCGCCTTCACCACCAGTGCGGGCGTGCACGGCTCCACCCTCGCCGAGTTCGCCCTGTTCGGGATCCTCGCCGGCGCCAAGGACCTGCGCCGCCTCGAGGCCGACCAGGCCGCCCGGCACTGGCCCGCCGAGCGCTGGGCGATGCGCCACCTGGACGAGATGACGGTGCTCATCGTGGGCCTCGGCGGCATCGGCGCCGCGACGGCCGCCCGGTTCAAGGCCTGCGGATCGACGGTCTGGGGCACCTCCCGCAGCGGCCGCCCCGTCGACGGCGTCGACCGCGTGATCCCGCTCGACGAGCTCGCCGCCGCGGCCGCGCAGGCCGACGCCATCGTCGTGACCCTGCCCGGGACCGCCGCCACCGAGAAGCTCATCGGCGCCGAGCTCCTCGCCGGCGTACGCCCCGGCACCCTGCTCACCAACGTGGGCCGCGGCACCGTCATCGACGAGGACGCGCTGCTCACGGCCCTCGACGACGGGCGGATCGCCTTCGCCGCCCTCGACGTCTTCGCGACCGAGCCGCTCCCGCAGCAGAGCCCGCTCTGGGGCCACCCGCGGGTGCTCGCCAGCCCGCACACCGCGGCGCTCAGCCGGCAGGAGGGCACCCGCATCGCCCGCCTCTTCGCCCGCAACGCCACCGCCCTGCTCGACGGTGCGCCGATGGCGAACGTCGTCGACACGGTGGAGTTCTACTGA
- a CDS encoding YczE/YyaS/YitT family protein, with the protein MMIRLVKLFVGLWLYGTAMVAILRAGLGNMPWDVLHQGLAAKVGLSVGVTSIVVGALVLLAWIPIRQKPGFGTVANVIVIGVAFDTMAPLFPENPALVVAVPMMLGGIVLNAFATVLYIGAGMGPGPRDGLMTGLVARTGGSVRVVRTSMEVLVVLVGFLLGGTLGIGTVLYAVGVGPLIQLFARTGLGGPALARGDAHGADRDDAHGDAATGADAHAVDKVGECGSSSPEPAPVSAKAWLGRMRSAART; encoded by the coding sequence ATGATGATTCGACTCGTGAAGCTGTTCGTGGGCCTGTGGCTGTACGGCACGGCGATGGTCGCGATCCTGCGCGCCGGCCTCGGCAACATGCCGTGGGACGTGCTGCACCAGGGACTCGCGGCAAAGGTCGGCCTGTCGGTGGGGGTGACGTCGATCGTCGTCGGCGCGCTGGTGCTGCTCGCGTGGATCCCGATCCGGCAGAAGCCGGGCTTCGGCACCGTCGCCAACGTGATCGTCATCGGCGTCGCCTTCGACACCATGGCGCCGCTGTTCCCGGAGAATCCCGCGCTCGTCGTCGCGGTCCCGATGATGCTCGGCGGCATCGTGCTCAACGCCTTCGCGACGGTGCTCTACATCGGGGCCGGCATGGGCCCCGGCCCGCGCGACGGCCTGATGACGGGGCTCGTCGCCCGGACCGGCGGCTCGGTGCGGGTGGTGCGCACGTCGATGGAGGTCCTGGTCGTGCTCGTGGGCTTCCTGCTCGGTGGGACGCTGGGCATCGGCACCGTGCTGTACGCGGTGGGCGTCGGCCCGCTGATCCAGCTGTTCGCGCGGACGGGCCTCGGCGGCCCGGCCCTGGCCCGCGGCGACGCGCACGGCGCGGACCGTGACGACGCGCACGGCGACGCCGCCACCGGCGCGGACGCCCACGCCGTGGATAAGGTGGGGGAATGCGGATCCTCATCACCGGAGCCAGCTCCGGTCTCGGCGAAGGCATGGCTCGGACGTATGCGGAGCGCGGCGAGGACGTAG